TTGGTACGGGCCGCTTAGAATTCCTAAGAAAGGAGATGTTGTTGCTATCAATAACGAAACTCTTCCAATGTATCAATGGGTTATTTCCGAATATGAGCACAACAGTTTAGAGAAAAAGAACGGAAAGATATTTATCAACGGAAAAGAAGCCAATCAATATACAATTCAGCAGGATTATTATATGATGATCGGGGATAACAGAGATGCGTCATTAGATGCAAGATTCTTTGGTTTCGTTCCGGAAGAAAATATCGTAGGAAAGCCGATGTTTACATGGATGAGTATTCAGGGAGCGTTTGCAGACAGCAGTTCTACTTATCAGGCTCCGTTCAAAATCCGTTGGGAAAGAATGTTTAAAGCAACCAATACAGGAGAAGCAAATAAAACTTCTTACTGGTGGATTGCAGCAATGATTCTGATACTATTCTTCGGATGGGAATATTTCATGAAGTTATTTAAAAAGAAAAACACAGAAGAATAGTGTTTAAAAATAAAATATTTAATAGAGTCCTTTTAGCAGGAAGCTTTATTGTAACTCTTTTTATTATTGCAAAACTCTCCGGGGTTTTGCAATATGCTTTTGTACCCCAGGCGGGAAACGAACCTACCATCAAAAGAAAGTCGTTCGTTTTCATGAGTAATATTCTGCCTTATGAGAAATTGACCATGCTTGCCTACAATCAGAATAACCAGAACTATCCCGGAGGAGTATATCTGCAGAGACTGATAGGAGAGGAGAATGACATCGTCCTGATTAAAGATGGGAATTTATACATTAATAATGTTTTAATAGATCAATTTAACGTTAAACATTCCTATAAAATAGATCGTGCATATGCCAATGATCTTACCCTAAAAGGTCTTGATGATCATGAGATCTTTCAAATGAATGAAAACGACTTCATTACCCAGTTGAGTGATAAAGAACTTAATAACAGTTTTACCTACGAAAGATTTATCAATCAGGCTCCCGATCAGGATATTAATAAAGTGTATCACAAGAACTGGACCGCAGATAACTTCGGACCTCTGCGAATTCCGCAGGGAAAAATGTTTTTCTTAGGAGATAACCGTAATGCGAGCATGGATTCCCGTTTTTTGGGATTTGTGGATAAGAAAGATATTGTAGGAAGGGTATTTTATCCTAAAAATTAGAATATATTATTATGCAAAATATTTTATTACCGGTATTTTATATGCCACCGGTTTCATGGTTTTCAGTGTTTTTAGATGCTGAAAAGGAAATTGTATTTGAACAGTTTGAAAGTTTTCCAAAACAAACCTATAGAAACAGAGCGAATATCTATGGTGCAAACGGAAAATTATCATTAATCATTCCTATAAATCATAATGGGAAGAGAGAGACGAAAGATATTGAGATTTCTTACAGAGAAGACTGGAGAAATCTTCACTGGAAGTCCATTAAAACAGCTTATCAGAGCTCTCCTTATTTTGAATATTACGAAGATAAGTTCAGGAAAATATTTGATCTCAAAGAAAAGTTTCTTTTAGATTTTAACCTTAAAGGGTTAGAAGTGATCCAACAGATACTGAAAACAGAAAAGGCACACTCTTTGAATGAAGAATATATCAGAAATCCTGATGAGATCAATTTCAGAGAAAAGTTTTCGGCAAAAAATCCTTCAGAATTTGAAATGGATGAATACTATCAGACTTTCTCAGACAAATTCGGATTTTTGAAAGATTTATCGATTCTTGACCTTGTTTGTAACAAAGGGCCTGAATCATTGGTCTACATAAAAAAAATAAAACAATTGTATTAGTATAAAATCGTTGCAATTACAACTCTTTATTAGTAAGACAGATGAATGTGGCGATTATATATTACCTTAAAAATTAAATATCAACATATGAAAAAGGTATTATTAGCTGCCGTTTTTTTAGCAGGTTTTAATTTCTCTTTTGCACAGGAGACTAAAACTAAAAGTATTGACCCTAAGGAAGATAAAGATCTTATGACCTGGTATCATAAAGATTTTTCCACTTCAAAAGTATATGGAGTGAATACCGCAAACGCTTATAAATATCTGGAATCTAAAGGACTAAAGCCTAAACCTGTAATTGTTGGGGTTTTGGACAGTGGAGTACAGGTGGATCATCCGGGATTGATCAATAATCTATGGACGAATCCTAACGAAATTCCAGGAAATGGTAAAGATGATGATGGGAACGGATATATCGACGATGTACATGGCTGGAATTTCCTGGGAGGAAAGAACGGGGATGTTGATATTGATAATATGGAGGTAACAAGAGTAGTTGCCAAATATAAACCTGTTTTTGAAGGTGACGATTCCACAAAAAATAAAGCAAATCAGGCCAAAATGCCGGAAGAATTTGCAATGTATATGAAGTCTAAAGAACTTTTCAATAAGAAAAGTGTAGAAGCAAAACAGGGCCTTCAGACCTATGCAATGATTAACGAATTGATTCCTAATATGGTGAAATTATTAGGAGGAAAACCAGTTAATGCACAAACTATAGCCGCTATAAAACCTCCTACAGAGCAAAAAGATGCTATCGCACTAGATATCCTGGGGCGAGTATCTCAGAGCCCGGAATTTAAAGGAAAATCTTCCGAAGAGTTTGAAAAAGCGATTAAAGATCAAATGAAAGAAGCCATTGATTACTATTCTCCTCAGTCTAAGCAATATGACTTAAGTTATGACACAAGAAAAGAAATTGTAGGAGATAATTATGATGATTACTCTGAGAAAATCTATGGAAATAACCATTACGAAGGTGCTGATGCGGAGCATGGAACCCACGTAGCAGGAATTATTGCCGGTCTTCCTCAGGGAAATGAAATTCAGTACGGAGTGGCTTCCAAAGTAGCAAAAATAATGTCTGTAAGAACCGTTCCCAATGGAGATGAAAGAGACAAAGATGTTGCTAATGCAATTAGATATGCAGTTGATAATGGAGCTAAAATTCTTAACATGAGCTTCGGAAAACCTGTTTCACCAGGTAAAAGCGTAGTTTGGGATGCCTTTAAATATGCTGAAGATAAAGGCGTTCTTTTGGTAAAAGCAGCTGGTAACGAAAATGAAGATGTTGCAGAACATCTTGCTTATCCTACCAACTTTAAAAAAGTTACAGATGAAAAACCATTTGTAAACAATGTAATGGTAGTAGGTGCCAGTACTAATAAAAATAGTGCATTAAGAGCCGATTTCTCTAACTATAACAAGAAAATGGTTAATGTATTCGCTCCGGGTGAAGAAATTTATTCTACCGTTCCTAAAAACGAGTATAAATATCTTCAGGGGACTTCGATGGCTTCACCTGTTGCCGCGGGGGCCGCGGCGGTTTTACTGGCATATATGCCGGATCTGAAGCCTTACCAGATTATTGAATCCCTTGTTAAAAGCAGCAACCCAAGTACGGCCAATGGTTTCGCAGAGTATTCTCAGGCCGGAGGGGTTATTGATGTAAAAAGAGCAGCAGAATATGCCTATACCCATTTTTATAATGGTAAAGCACCAACCAAAACTGTGAAGCCTTCGAAATCCGTAAAAAAGGCTGTTAAAAAATAATTTATCTTCCTGTCTTTAAGGAGAAACCATAAAGAGTCCGAATTTTTTCGGACTTTTTATTTTTTATTATGAATTTTGGCACGGTTTTTTGTAACTTTATAGTAACAAAATAATAAACAACAAAATGAAAAAGTTACTACTTGCAGGGATGTTAGGAACATCACTTTTTGCAGTGTCTTGTTCCTCTGCGAATAAAGCAGCTACCTCTCAAAATCAAAGAGCAGACTTTCTAAAAATGAAAGGAGACTGGCAGATCGTGAGTGTAGATTACGACAAAGGTTTCAAAATTAAACCCTTTGATGAAGGTGCAGATGCACAATGTTTTGTAGGAAGCCACTGGAGACTGATTCCGAACAACTGGACAGGCGCGTATACTTTAAACGGTGGTGGAAATTGCCCGGCATTTACACAACCCATCAAATTTGAAGTAAAAGACGGTAATACGTTTATGTTTAAAAAAATTGCTGATGGTACTAAAGCAAAACAAAATACAGCAGGATATACCCTGACGCTGATTAACCAGACTACAGATCAGTTTTCACTTCAGCAAGATGTTCCGTTTGAAGGAGGAAATGTAAAAGTTGTTTACAACTTCCAGAGAGCAGGAATGAAATAATTTATCAACATAAAAGATCAAAAAAATGAAATTTACTAAAACATACGTAGGAGCCCTTTTCTTGTCATCAGCATTATTACTGACAAGTTGTGAAGCGGTTCAGAATTCGAATCACCAACAAAGAGGAACTGCTGTAGGTGTTGCTTCAGGAGCCGTTCTTGGTGGTATCCTTGGTAACAATGTAGGTAGAGGAGGAAATGGTGCTATTGGTGCTGTACTTGGAGGTATTATCGGTGGTGTTGCGGGTAATGTTATCGGTAACAAAATGGATAAGCAGGCTAAAGATATTAAAGAAACACTGCCGGGAGCTCAGGTAGAAAGAGTAGGAGACGGTATCAAAGTAACAATGAACGAGAGTATTGTCAACTTTGCTTTCGATTCTTCAAACCTTACTTCTGTGGCCCAAACTAACCTTGATAAGCTGGCTCAGGTATTGGCAGATAACCCGGATACCAACATTAATATCTACGGTTATACAGACAGCGTAGGTAAAGATGCTTATAATCTGGCACTTTCTCAAAGAAGAGCCGATGCTGTGAAATCTTACTTATCAGGTAAAGGAGTTGCTTCATCAAGAATGTTTACAAAAGGTGAAGGTAAAAATATGCCGGTTGCAAGTAATGATACTGATGAAGGAAGAGCTAAAAACAGAAGAGTTGAATTCGCAATTACTGCAAATGAGAAAATGATTAACGATGCCAAACAAGGGCAGTAAGTAATTTAACATATAAATATTTTCGTAAAAGACCGCTCCGGCGGTTTTTTTTGTATTTTTATCCTTGGAAAACTTTGAATTTACTATTTTTGCATTTGAAACAACATAAATGAAGAAATATTTAAAACTGCTCCGTGTGGAGCAATGGGTGAAAAACCTGTTTGTATTCGTCCCTCTGTTCTTTTCTGGTAATATCACCAACTTTGATCTGCTTGCTAAAAGCATTTTCGCTTTTGCTATATTCTCTCTTGCAGCAAGCGTTGTTTATATCCTGAATGATTATAATGATATTGAGGCAGACCGGAAACATCCGGAAAAGAGAAGAAGACCTCTGGCAAGCGGAGCTATTTCAAAACCAAATGCTATAGGAATTCTTATAGGGCTGGTGGTAGCAGATATCATTCTCGTATTTTTAGCACAGTTTTATTTTCAGCAGCCCTTATGGAAATTTGCTGTCATCATAGGTTTTTACGTCGTAATGAATCTGGCCTATACGTTCAGGCTTAAGCACGTTCCGATTATTGATATTTTTATCATTGCAATCGGATTTGTACTGCGGGTACTTGCCGGAGGGTATATTACGGGGATCAGCATCTCACAATGGGCTATTTTATTAACTTTTGTATTGGCGCTGGTATTGGCGATCGGGAAAAGGAGAGGAGAGCTTATTAATGCACAGATATCAGGAAAGACAAGGAGATCTCTGGATGGGTATAATGTTCAGTTTGCAGATATTGCATTATCTATTTCCATTACACTGGCTATCGTTTGTTATCTGATGTTTACCCTGTCACCGGAAGTTCAGGCAAGATTCCATCAACGGGTTTTTTATACCGTAGTTTTTGTAGTATTTGCCTTGCTGAGATATCTTCAGCAGACATTAGTTTACAACAGAACAGAATCTCCTACCAAAATTGTATACAGAGACCGTTATATACAGGTTACTCTATTGCTTTGGGTTGCCACATTTTTAATTCAAATTTACTTTAAAAAATGAAGCCGAATTTCACACAAAAAGTTACAAACTGGGGTAATTACCCGGTAGTAGAAAAAGAAATGCGATCTGAAGACAGCTTCAAAAAAATAAAAGATTTTGTACTCAATCACAACGAAATTATCGCAAGAGGAAATGGAAGATGTTATGGAGATGCCTCATTAGGAGAATCTATATTTTCTACCAAAAAATTAAATAAATTTATCAGTTTTGACCGTTTAAACGGCGTTATAGAATGTGAGTCCGGAGTATTGCTTTCGGATGTCCTTGAAATAGCAGTTCCCCAAGGATACTTCCTTTATGTGACTCCCGGAACCAAGTTTATTTCTGTAGGGGGCGCTATTGCATCTGATGTTCATGGAAAGAACCATCATGCCGAAGGTTGTTTCTCAGAATATGTTATTGAGTTCAAGCTAATGACTGAGAGCGGAGATATTATTACCTGCTCCAGAGAAGAAAATTCAGATAAGTTCTGGTCTACAATCGGAGGAATGGGACTTACAGGAATTATTCTTACTGCAAAATTTAAACTTAAAAATATAGAATCTGCCTACATCCGTCAGGAAAGTATCAAGGCAGAAAATCTGGACGAGATTTTTAAGCTTTTTGATGAAAGTGAAAGCTGGACTTATACAGTGGCCTGGATTGATTGTCTTCAGAAAGGAAAGGATATCGGAAGAAGTATTCTGATGAGAGGGGAACATGCCTTTCAACACGAGCTTCCTCAAAATCTTGGAAAAACACCTTTACGATTAAAGAAAAAACTGCAGCCAACTGTTCCCTTTTATTTTCCTGGATTTGTATTGAATGCCCTGACAGTAAAACTCTTCAATTGGTTATATTATAAAAAGCAATCTAAAAAAGAAGTTAAAAACTTTATTGATTATGAGACGTTCTTCTATCCTTTAGATGCCGTGAATGAATGGAATAAAATCTATGGTAAATCTGGTTTTATACAATATCAGATGGTCATCCCTAAAGAAGCCGGAAAAGAAGGAATGAAAAAGATTCTTGAGACGATCGCCAAAAGCGGAAACGGATCATTTTTAGCTGTTTTAAAACTTTTTGGAAAACATAATCCCGATGCCTACAACTCATTCCCTATGGAAGGATACACCCTGGCACTCGATTTTAAAGTGAATTCAAAGCTAAAGAAATTGGTAGACCAGCTTGATGGCATTGTACAGGAATTTGGAGGGAGAATTTACCTTACCAAGGACAGCATGAGCAGATCATCGCTTACCAATTACCTGAAAAATATTAGAAGTTCCAAATTTGTGTCTTTACAGCACAAAAGAATCATAAATAATAACTCATAATGATAGTTCTCGGAAGTACATCTGAAGTAGCACAGGCTTTTGTGGAAAAAGCACTTCAGGAAGGTGAAAAATTTGAAAAAATCTATCTTTTTACCTCAAATAAAGAAACTACAGAGAGATTTGCAAGACATATTGATGTAAAGTTTCTCCAGCAGTCTGAAGTGATTGAACTGGATCTGACAAAAGAAATTGATTACAACAGATTTGATACGATCAATTCAAATGTATTATTTTGTGCCGTAGGATATCTGGGAGAAGGAACTGAAGAAGGTTTGTATGATAATAAAAATACACAGCGTATTA
This genomic window from Chryseobacterium sp. MEBOG06 contains:
- the lepB gene encoding signal peptidase I, giving the protein MFKNKIFNRVLLAGSFIVTLFIIAKLSGVLQYAFVPQAGNEPTIKRKSFVFMSNILPYEKLTMLAYNQNNQNYPGGVYLQRLIGEENDIVLIKDGNLYINNVLIDQFNVKHSYKIDRAYANDLTLKGLDDHEIFQMNENDFITQLSDKELNNSFTYERFINQAPDQDINKVYHKNWTADNFGPLRIPQGKMFFLGDNRNASMDSRFLGFVDKKDIVGRVFYPKN
- a CDS encoding S8 family serine peptidase; the encoded protein is MKKVLLAAVFLAGFNFSFAQETKTKSIDPKEDKDLMTWYHKDFSTSKVYGVNTANAYKYLESKGLKPKPVIVGVLDSGVQVDHPGLINNLWTNPNEIPGNGKDDDGNGYIDDVHGWNFLGGKNGDVDIDNMEVTRVVAKYKPVFEGDDSTKNKANQAKMPEEFAMYMKSKELFNKKSVEAKQGLQTYAMINELIPNMVKLLGGKPVNAQTIAAIKPPTEQKDAIALDILGRVSQSPEFKGKSSEEFEKAIKDQMKEAIDYYSPQSKQYDLSYDTRKEIVGDNYDDYSEKIYGNNHYEGADAEHGTHVAGIIAGLPQGNEIQYGVASKVAKIMSVRTVPNGDERDKDVANAIRYAVDNGAKILNMSFGKPVSPGKSVVWDAFKYAEDKGVLLVKAAGNENEDVAEHLAYPTNFKKVTDEKPFVNNVMVVGASTNKNSALRADFSNYNKKMVNVFAPGEEIYSTVPKNEYKYLQGTSMASPVAAGAAAVLLAYMPDLKPYQIIESLVKSSNPSTANGFAEYSQAGGVIDVKRAAEYAYTHFYNGKAPTKTVKPSKSVKKAVKK
- a CDS encoding WbqC family protein, with translation MQNILLPVFYMPPVSWFSVFLDAEKEIVFEQFESFPKQTYRNRANIYGANGKLSLIIPINHNGKRETKDIEISYREDWRNLHWKSIKTAYQSSPYFEYYEDKFRKIFDLKEKFLLDFNLKGLEVIQQILKTEKAHSLNEEYIRNPDEINFREKFSAKNPSEFEMDEYYQTFSDKFGFLKDLSILDLVCNKGPESLVYIKKIKQLY
- a CDS encoding FAD-binding oxidoreductase, yielding MKPNFTQKVTNWGNYPVVEKEMRSEDSFKKIKDFVLNHNEIIARGNGRCYGDASLGESIFSTKKLNKFISFDRLNGVIECESGVLLSDVLEIAVPQGYFLYVTPGTKFISVGGAIASDVHGKNHHAEGCFSEYVIEFKLMTESGDIITCSREENSDKFWSTIGGMGLTGIILTAKFKLKNIESAYIRQESIKAENLDEIFKLFDESESWTYTVAWIDCLQKGKDIGRSILMRGEHAFQHELPQNLGKTPLRLKKKLQPTVPFYFPGFVLNALTVKLFNWLYYKKQSKKEVKNFIDYETFFYPLDAVNEWNKIYGKSGFIQYQMVIPKEAGKEGMKKILETIAKSGNGSFLAVLKLFGKHNPDAYNSFPMEGYTLALDFKVNSKLKKLVDQLDGIVQEFGGRIYLTKDSMSRSSLTNYLKNIRSSKFVSLQHKRIINNNS
- a CDS encoding OmpA family protein — protein: MKFTKTYVGALFLSSALLLTSCEAVQNSNHQQRGTAVGVASGAVLGGILGNNVGRGGNGAIGAVLGGIIGGVAGNVIGNKMDKQAKDIKETLPGAQVERVGDGIKVTMNESIVNFAFDSSNLTSVAQTNLDKLAQVLADNPDTNINIYGYTDSVGKDAYNLALSQRRADAVKSYLSGKGVASSRMFTKGEGKNMPVASNDTDEGRAKNRRVEFAITANEKMINDAKQGQ
- a CDS encoding lipocalin family protein, translated to MKKLLLAGMLGTSLFAVSCSSANKAATSQNQRADFLKMKGDWQIVSVDYDKGFKIKPFDEGADAQCFVGSHWRLIPNNWTGAYTLNGGGNCPAFTQPIKFEVKDGNTFMFKKIADGTKAKQNTAGYTLTLINQTTDQFSLQQDVPFEGGNVKVVYNFQRAGMK
- a CDS encoding decaprenyl-phosphate phosphoribosyltransferase, whose amino-acid sequence is MKKYLKLLRVEQWVKNLFVFVPLFFSGNITNFDLLAKSIFAFAIFSLAASVVYILNDYNDIEADRKHPEKRRRPLASGAISKPNAIGILIGLVVADIILVFLAQFYFQQPLWKFAVIIGFYVVMNLAYTFRLKHVPIIDIFIIAIGFVLRVLAGGYITGISISQWAILLTFVLALVLAIGKRRGELINAQISGKTRRSLDGYNVQFADIALSISITLAIVCYLMFTLSPEVQARFHQRVFYTVVFVVFALLRYLQQTLVYNRTESPTKIVYRDRYIQVTLLLWVATFLIQIYFKK